The sequence GTCCTTCCATCCCACCTCTTTTTCTTCCCGCGTGTGCGGGGCGTGGTCGGTGCCGATGAGGTCGACGGTGCCGTCGTTGATGCCTTTCCACAGCGCTTCGACGTGCGCCGGCGGCACCCAGAAGCCCAGGCAGTACGGGCCGAGCTTCTCGACGTTTTCCCACGAGCCGAGGAAGAGCGCCCACGGGTTCACCTCACAGCTGCAGGGTCGGCCCTCGTCCTTGGCACGCCGCAGCATGTCGAGCCCTGCGGGCGTGCTCATGTGGAGCACGTGCAGCTTGTTGCCCACCGCTTTCTGAAAGCGGAACAGCGTCGCGATGGCGGTGTCCCAGATGATGCCGTCGAAGTCGCGGTACGCCCTCGCGTAGGCCTGGGGGCTGCGGTCGCCCCGCTTCCAGTAGCGCTGCTCGATCTCGTCCATGAGGTCCTGGTCGTGGGGATGGACCATCAGCGGAAGCCCGGTCTTCCCCACTTCCTCGAAGCAGCGGAACAGATCGCCGTGGTTGTGCAGGCCGATGCCCGGCATGTGCGGATAGTCGCGGCCGGTGTCCCTGACCATGAAGATCTTGAAGGCCAGAGGTCCCTCTTTTGCCAGCCCTGGGATTTCCTCGGGAACGGTGCCCGATGGATTGTGGTTGAAGTCGACGATCGCCTTTTTCTTGTGGTCCTCGATCAGCCGGCGGTAGCGCTCGACGGTGGTGGTGGGCGGGTCAACGTTGGGCATGCCGATCGAGAGCGTGACGCCTCCTGCGGCCGCGGCGCGCGTCGCGGTGGTGATGTCCTCCTTGTGGGTAAAGCCCGGATCGCGGTGATGCGTGTGCGTGTCGATCAAGCCGGGAATCACCTTCCTGCCGGTTGCGTCGACGACGCTGCCGGCGGTCTCTGGCAACGCGGGGGGCTTGCCGAGCGCGACGATTTTCCCGCCCTGAACCGCGATGTCGGCGGCGACGAAGCCTCCCGGCGTCCAGACCTCCCCGTTCTTGACCAGCAGATCCAGCTTCTCCATCGATGCCATCTCTCCCTTTCGTCAACCGGGACCCTGTTCGGGCCCGCGGTCTTCGGTCTCCGTCCGGCTTTTCCTCGAACCGGAGACCGGGAACCGGAAACCAAGTTCTTAGTATATGCGATCCGGCATGGAGTCAAACAGCGGCTGCAAGTCGCCCGGCAGCCGCCCCAAAACTTGACTCGCCCGGTCAAATCTGAAACGATCGCCTCCGCTTTGGGGACGGGCAACGGCAGCAACGAGGAGGCGACCATGCTCAGAAGGCTGGCTTTTCTGGCGCTCCTTACGGGAGCAATTTCCACCGGCGCGCCGGCGCACGGTCAGGAGGCGAAGCTTCTCGAGGCCGCAAAAAAGGAGGGCAAGGTCACGGTGTACGGCTCGCTCGAATCGGACACGGCGGATGCCGTGTTCAGGCTGTTCCGCGAGCGCACCGGCCTCAGCGTGGATTACTGGCGGGCGTCGGCGACCAAGGTGATGGACCGGGCGCTCAGCGAATACCGCGCTGGCAAGCCCCTGTTCGACGTGATCCTCACCAACGACAACCCGATGCAGATCATGCAGAAGCAGGGCATTTTCGAGAAGTATCTCTCGCCCTCGGCCAAGGACTTCGCCAAGGAATCGATCGATCCCAATCTCGGCCCGCGCTACCGCAACGTGATCATCGGTGTCGTCTACAACAAGAACGTCGTCAAGCCGGCGGACGCTCCGAAGTCGCTCGAAGACCTGGTCAAACCCCAGTACCGGGGCAAGCTCGTCATGCCCGACCCCACGCAGCACACCACGACAACGCAGTGGGTGGCGAGCCTGGAAAAGCTCATGGGCAAGGAAAAGGCGGAGCGGTACATCCGCGACCTCGCGGCCGCCAAGCCGGTGCTGGTCGAGTCGCTCCTGCCGGCGGTGGAGCGCGTGACCACGGGAGAGACCCCGATCGCGATCACTTACGTCAAGTACGTCGTCACCTTCGGCAAGAAGGGCGCGCCGCTCGACTACGTCCGGCTGGGGAAGATGATGGGCGACGGGCACTATCTCGGCCTCGGGAACAAAGCGCCGCATCCGAACGCAGGGAAGGCGTTGATCGATTTCTTCCTCGGGCAGGAGAGCATGTCGATCATCGCGAAGCTGGGCGAGTTCGTCAACCGCAAGGGCGTTTATCCGCCGCTGCCGGATGCGGACAAGATCCAGTTCGTGGAGATGTACGACCTGGATTCCAAACAGTTCGCGCAGAAGAAAAAGGAGTACCAGCAGATCTTTCTGCGGTAGCACCGGAGCCGGTGTCCGTTACGGGAAGAGCGCTCTCCGCCGGCGCGACGCTGACCTCGGCCTGGGGCCGGACGCGCGTCGGCGCCTTTCTCGGACAGCCCGTCTCGTGGGTTTTTCTGGCGGTCAGCGCCGTCCTCGGCTTCCTGAGTCTCTATCCGACCTTCTTCCTTTTTTACGGCAGCCTTACCGACTCGCCGCTGGGCGTTCCGGGCAATTTTACGCTGCAGAATTACGTCCGCGCCTACGGGGACCCGGAAGCCTATCCCCTGCTTTTGAACTCGTTCGTCTTCGGTCTCGGAGCGGCGGGTCTGTCGGTGGCCTTCGCCCTGACGCTGGCGTGGATCACGATCCGCACGAACGCCCCGTTCCGGAAGATCTTCGAGCTCACGGCGATCGTGCCGAACATTCTGCCGCCCATCCTGGTTTCCATCTCTTGGGTGATGCTGCTCAACCCGAGCAACGGGCTGATCAACGGCGCCCTCGTCGCATTGC is a genomic window of Candidatus Zixiibacteriota bacterium containing:
- a CDS encoding extracellular solute-binding protein; translated protein: MLRRLAFLALLTGAISTGAPAHGQEAKLLEAAKKEGKVTVYGSLESDTADAVFRLFRERTGLSVDYWRASATKVMDRALSEYRAGKPLFDVILTNDNPMQIMQKQGIFEKYLSPSAKDFAKESIDPNLGPRYRNVIIGVVYNKNVVKPADAPKSLEDLVKPQYRGKLVMPDPTQHTTTTQWVASLEKLMGKEKAERYIRDLAAAKPVLVESLLPAVERVTTGETPIAITYVKYVVTFGKKGAPLDYVRLGKMMGDGHYLGLGNKAPHPNAGKALIDFFLGQESMSIIAKLGEFVNRKGVYPPLPDADKIQFVEMYDLDSKQFAQKKKEYQQIFLR
- a CDS encoding dihydroorotase family protein; amino-acid sequence: MEKLDLLVKNGEVWTPGGFVAADIAVQGGKIVALGKPPALPETAGSVVDATGRKVIPGLIDTHTHHRDPGFTHKEDITTATRAAAAGGVTLSIGMPNVDPPTTTVERYRRLIEDHKKKAIVDFNHNPSGTVPEEIPGLAKEGPLAFKIFMVRDTGRDYPHMPGIGLHNHGDLFRCFEEVGKTGLPLMVHPHDQDLMDEIEQRYWKRGDRSPQAYARAYRDFDGIIWDTAIATLFRFQKAVGNKLHVLHMSTPAGLDMLRRAKDEGRPCSCEVNPWALFLGSWENVEKLGPYCLGFWVPPAHVEALWKGINDGTVDLIGTDHAPHTREEKEVGWKDMWKSPGGEPQIQDYLRLFLTAVNEGKLTLDTLVRVTSYNPARIFGLYPRKGTIQPGADADLVIIDMNKEEVISNETTYTKVGWTPYHGRKIKGAPVRTILRGKTVMEDGKVTGQPGDGQFVPPLR